A stretch of the Microtus ochrogaster isolate Prairie Vole_2 unplaced genomic scaffold, MicOch1.0 UNK138, whole genome shotgun sequence genome encodes the following:
- the LOC101993038 gene encoding vomeronasal type-1 receptor 2-like, protein MDFRNLGVGIIFLIENTVGILGNSSLLSYYLVIYYQKHKVKPLDLILMHLIMVNVLIILSKGMGHTMTTFGLKHLFNDWSYQLFMYFQRVFRSMSIATICLLSVFQAIIISPRNSCWSNLRVKSPKDIGLYISLCWVLYIMVNVLFPLYMTIKLRRKNITEETDFEPYTVAGHDNITVSLYIALSVFPELLFSVLITWSSSSMIVILYRHKQRVQHIRSTCAFYSNSPESRATQNILVRVFIFLAIYTLSTISHVCNALMAGQNWWLKNITIIITLCFPTLSPFVLMNQSSSLSRFAFSG, encoded by the coding sequence ATGGATTTCAGGAATTTGGGAGTAGGAATAATATTCTTGATAGAAAATACAGTTGGAATTCTGGgaaattcttctcttctttcttactaCCTAGTTATTTATTACCAGAAACATAAAGTAAAGCCCTTGGATTTAATCCTTATGCATTTGATTATGGTTAATGTCTTAATTATTCTCTCTAAAGGAATGGGTCACACAATGACAACTTTTGGGTTGAAACATTTATTCAATGATTGGAGCTATcaactttttatgtattttcaaagAGTTTTTAGGAGCATGTCCATTGCCACCATCTGTCTCTTGAGTGTCTTCCAGGCCATCATCATCAGCCCTAGAAACTCCTGCTGGAGCAATCTTAGAGTCAAATCTCCCAAGGACATTGGTCtgtacatttctctctgctgggTCTTGTACATCATGGTAAATGTTCTTTTCCCTTTGTACATGACCAtaaaattaagaaggaaaaatataacaGAAGAGACAGATTTTGAACCCTATACTGTTGCAGGTCATGACAACATCACAGTCTCCTTATATATTGCTTTATCTGTCTTTCCTGAACTTCTATTTTCTGTCCTCATCACCTGGTCCAGCAGCTCAATGATTGTCATTTTGTATAGGCACAAACAGCGAGTTCAACATATTCGCAGCACTTGTGCTTTCTACAGTAACTCCCCAGAGTCCAGAGCTACCCAGAACATCCTTGTCCGAGTGTTCATCTTTCTGGCTATTTATACCTTATCTACCATCTCACATGTTTGCAATGCTCTTATGGCTGGTCAAAATTGGTGGCTGAAGAATATCACAATCATTATAACTTTGTGTTTTCCCACTTTGAGCCCCTTTGTACTTATGAATCaatcctcctctctttccagatTTGCTTTCTCTGGATAA